The Aphelocoma coerulescens isolate FSJ_1873_10779 chromosome Z unlocalized genomic scaffold, UR_Acoe_1.0 ChrZ, whole genome shotgun sequence DNA window CTACCTGTTTAGGGTTCTCCAGGGAGCTCATCCATGTTCATCCATGCAGGTCTCTTGGTTTTCTTTCACGATTTCCTCTTTGTAGGGATGCATTGCACTTGAACCTGAAGGAGACAACCCTTCAATATCATCCAGCTCTCTTGGGCTGCTCTTCCCTCCAGGGTCCTATCCCATGGCACTCTGCTAAGAAGATCCTTGAAGATGCCAAAGTCTGCCCTCTTTTAGTCCAGGGTAGTGATCTTCCCACACTCCTCACTGCCCCAAGGACCTTAAAATCTGCCACTTCATGatcactgcagcccaggctgctcttGAGCTTCACATTCACCAGCCCCTCCTTGTTGGTGAGAGCAAGGTCCAGCACAGCACCTCTCCTTGTTGGCTCTTCTATCACTTGGAGTAGCCAGTTGTCATCAGTGTATGCTAGGAACCTCCTGGATTGTGTATGCCCTGCTGTAGTGCCCCTTCATCTTTGGAATCTTTGGCTTTTGGGATGGTCAGTGTTTCAGTttgactgaaaaaagaaaaagaagaaaaaagaaatgcatcACTGTGTGATCATTGTGTATTCTGGAGCCAGATGGTAAGAGTATTGGGATGGGGAAGAGCTTTATAAAGCTCCACTAATAATAACTATGCATATTTCCTTGTTTCATAGCAAATATTTAGCAGAATTTGTAATAGGCTGCCTGTTTGATGAACTTTGCATTTGCTTCAGATGAGAGGTTTCTGAAGTAGTTCCTATTTCATTCTTCTGCATTGGGAGTGCCACATGCAGTCCTGAGCACGGCCTCTTGCATTCCAAGTGCCTGAGGCATTGCTGAGCCTGCCCCTGCATCACGAAGTGTCTCCtgaccccagccccagccaagGACGCCGTCTTCATCCAGGAAGCTACCTGCTTCTTTGGAAAGACAACCATCTGCCTTCAGCTTAAGCTACTGCAGTCTTTTGACATTCACTGGATTCTGCCTtagcaaaactgaaaatagCTGTGTTAATAAATGTATCCCCACGTGGAGAAACAAATTACAGTGTTTGTATCTTACTGCCCTCCCGCATTACCAGTCGATGCAAGTCAGGCGAGTGAGGGGGAGCGCTGGGAAGTTCTGGCTAGTTTACCAGTTGCTAGAAGCTTATGTGGGCTATTCCGCTTGGAGTCGTACTCTGTGCTGGTCAAGCACTGAAAAGAAGGCTTATCTTTGAACTGCATGAGTTTTGAAAGACTGAGCACAGGCACTGCTCACAGCAGTTTGAATTGCAAGATATTGATTTGTGACATATTGAATTGCCTTTAACAGATATCTGCTGAGAACTTACCAATGATTTTCTTATCTCAGAAATTTTGTGCATTAACAAATTGCTtgtatttttttgaaaatatatttgtaatGCATCAGAACCACAGCTTTCTGTATTGAATATCCACACAGTATGCAAAACcttgtttggttggtttcttAATATGCCAAGTCTGCATTTGATTATTTAGAAAACAGCCAGAAAGCACCACACCTTCAGTTAACTATACCATGGGAAAACTCATACTGGATGTGTAAGCTTAATAAAAAAGGAGACAATGGAACACAAGTCTCAGAGTATAGTTTCACTTGAAAGTAGCATTTCCTCTGCCATATACATTTTTTGGAATAGAATAagatactgtatttttaaagcttggcttgctttttttttgtcttctgaatTGAAGCAGAGCTTTGTGGAGTAGTAGGAAGCTCTTGCGGGTCACAAAGGTAGGAAATTACTTCAGAAGATTCTGTATTCATAGAATAACCTTTTTCAATTTATCTGTGAAAGAATAATATAAACTGTAATCCAGATTAATACAGAATCACTCCTTTTAGGTATGGTAAAAAGCAGACGTGGTTTAAACCACTTTAATAATGCAATGTTGATATGGTAGCCATTTAAAAAttacctttaaaaatacatatgcttttttaaattgtgaaatttatatttttaaatttttgaatGAATATGAAAATCTATGTGATAGATAACATTACTGCTAGCTTTCTTAGAtagagaagaaacaaaattagGTTGAGCATACAAGGATGTTGCTTGTTATTTAAGGTAAGAGTGTGGTTTGGTACCACTTCCCATCTGAGAATAACGTCTCCTGTGCAAATACTACTGTCCAGGTGACATTTTATGTTTCTGAGAAAGTTAAACACAAAATGTTGTAGGAGATGTTAAGGTAAATTTTTCATTGTCTTGAAAATATACCATGGTTTAAATTaccattttaaggattttttcttaGGTACAGAAAGCAAAAGTATTTTCCATAAAAGAAGGCTAGGATTAGAGAGAGACTGAATAATTTGACTGCAAGTAGTGTGCGGATTCTACTTCATTGTTATCTGAGAAAAAATCCTGGGACTGTTTAAACTATGTAGTATAGTGATAGCTTCAACAATAGTAAGTTATATGCTAAGTCTTGTAAGGTGTCTTCTTTGGACAAAAACTGTAATTCAGGGTTCACTTCTTCTTAAATCCATTTTGTAAAATGTCTAGacatgaaaagaataaaataccTACAGTAATCAATTATCAACAATATAACAACATAAAGAACTACTACTGTTAAgaatattaaaattataataataatgttAATGTAGTCTTTAACCTTAAGGTACTCTTCCCATTGAAGAAAATTGCTAGACATAAATGTATATGAAATGCTTAATGTTAATATCAAGCAAACATATTTATAATACTGTATTAATCATATAATGGGTGAAAATGCTTTCTAAGCAAGATTATACTCTTTACTGGAGGAATTAatcaatgtatttttatttttatttatttattcagaaaataaatgctaAGCTTCATGATGGAGTGTGTCAGCATTGCAAAGGTATCTTGGAATGGCGAGTAAAATTCAGAAAGTACAAACTACTGACAAAACCTAAAAAATGGTGAGTTAAGATACTTTTTATT harbors:
- the CZH9orf85 gene encoding uncharacterized protein C9orf85 homolog isoform X3 gives rise to the protein MSSERGNVARTRPQRHQNARAFRNDKYDTSARCKKINAKLHDGVCQHCKGILEWRVKFRKYKLLTKPKK